From the genome of Streptacidiphilus rugosus AM-16, one region includes:
- a CDS encoding Zn-ribbon domain-containing OB-fold protein, with protein sequence MSTVPRTDLPEPDAFTRPYWDAAAEGRLLLRRCDGCGRAHHYPREFCPHCWSEDVRWEQASGRATLYTWSVVHANDLPPFRERVPYVAAVVRLEEGPRLMTTLVDCDPAALRPDMPVSADFVAFTADAEPGPPVPVFRVDASS encoded by the coding sequence GTGAGTACCGTCCCCCGCACCGACCTGCCCGAACCCGACGCCTTCACCCGGCCCTACTGGGACGCGGCCGCCGAGGGCCGCCTGCTGCTCCGCCGCTGCGACGGGTGCGGGCGCGCGCACCACTACCCGCGCGAGTTCTGCCCGCACTGCTGGAGCGAGGACGTCCGCTGGGAGCAGGCGAGCGGCCGGGCCACGCTCTACACCTGGTCCGTGGTCCACGCGAACGACCTTCCGCCGTTCCGCGAGCGCGTGCCGTACGTCGCGGCGGTGGTGCGGCTGGAGGAGGGCCCCCGGTTGATGACGACGCTGGTCGACTGCGACCCCGCGGCGCTCCGGCCGGACATGCCCGTCTCCGCCGACTTCGTCGCCTTCACCGCCGACGCCGAACCGGGCCCCCCGGTCCCGGTCTTCCGCGTCGACGCCTCGAGCTAG
- a CDS encoding TetR/AcrR family transcriptional regulator, translated as MPAPTSSEAAPPRKRRPYAARVPLAERREQLMDAALAVIVDEGYERISVDAVAKRAGVARSVVYGAFDNLEVLLGALLDRQQAQAFGRLLETLPVGAETGDPAAFADEPVRRMSAMLREDPDTWRLILLPPGSMPTVVRDRIEADRERFRRLVQAWLSEAQDRRAEPALDAEVLAHALVACAEHFGRLALTEPGRFDAERLIAQVRGILRAVLSLHPPGARGSA; from the coding sequence GTGCCAGCGCCCACCTCTTCGGAAGCCGCCCCGCCGCGCAAGCGGCGCCCCTACGCCGCGCGCGTCCCCCTCGCCGAACGCCGCGAGCAACTCATGGACGCGGCCTTGGCCGTGATCGTCGACGAGGGCTACGAGCGGATCTCCGTCGACGCCGTCGCCAAGCGGGCGGGCGTGGCCCGGTCGGTGGTCTACGGAGCCTTCGACAACCTCGAAGTCCTGCTCGGCGCGCTGCTCGACCGGCAGCAGGCGCAGGCCTTCGGCCGCCTGCTGGAGACCCTTCCGGTCGGGGCGGAGACCGGTGATCCGGCGGCGTTCGCGGACGAGCCGGTACGTCGGATGTCGGCGATGCTGCGGGAGGACCCGGACACCTGGCGGCTGATCCTGCTGCCGCCAGGCTCGATGCCGACGGTCGTCAGGGACCGCATCGAGGCGGACCGGGAGCGGTTCCGACGCCTCGTCCAGGCATGGCTCTCCGAGGCACAGGACCGTCGCGCGGAGCCCGCGCTCGACGCGGAGGTGCTGGCGCACGCGCTGGTCGCCTGCGCCGAGCATTTCGGCCGGCTGGCCTTGACGGAACCCGGCAGGTTCGACGCGGAGCGTCTGATCGCCCAGGTGCGGGGGATCCTCCGCGCGGTGCTCTCGTTGCACCCTCCAGGAGCGCGAGGCTCCGCTTGA